The Enterobacter asburiae genome window below encodes:
- a CDS encoding YdgH/BhsA/McbA-like domain containing protein, translated as MKSIKTFVAVAALSLVSFGSFAQSVSATASTLDRAEAKIAAQAAEQNASYKITSAKVNNRVYMTAELTK; from the coding sequence CTTTCGTTGCAGTTGCCGCTCTTTCCCTGGTTTCTTTCGGTTCTTTCGCTCAAAGCGTGAGCGCAACCGCCTCTACCCTTGACCGCGCAGAAGCGAAAATTGCCGCGCAGGCCGCCGAGCAGAATGCCTCTTATAAAATCACGAGCGCGAAGGTCAACAACCGCGTGTACATGACCGCAGAACTGACTAAATAA